Proteins encoded in a region of the Mycolicibacterium chitae genome:
- a CDS encoding dopamine receptor D4 — protein MRIRSVLLGSLSAAVAITLAPVAGADPAAPEPPPDPASSEGVPHLASPDNLPPGSSSTPPPEGRGLGYLRDLWHAVQTQEVSGANALLLFTQRPMNPDANSPRGLPAGPQSAPPPPAPPPAAP, from the coding sequence ATGCGCATTCGATCAGTCCTGCTCGGCTCGCTGAGCGCAGCCGTCGCGATCACCCTTGCGCCCGTCGCGGGCGCCGACCCCGCAGCCCCCGAGCCGCCGCCGGATCCCGCATCGAGCGAGGGGGTCCCACACCTGGCCAGCCCGGACAATCTGCCACCCGGTAGCAGCAGCACCCCGCCGCCGGAGGGCCGCGGACTCGGCTACCTGCGCGATCTCTGGCACGCGGTGCAGACCCAGGAGGTCAGCGGGGCCAACGCGCTGTTGCTGTTCACGCAGCGGCCGATGAACCCCGACGCGAATTCGCCGCGCGGGTTGCCCGCCGGTCCGCAGTCCGCGCCGCCACCACCGGCGCCGCCGCCCGCAGCGCCCTAG
- a CDS encoding nitronate monooxygenase has protein sequence MHTPLCDQLGIEFPIFAFTHCRDVVVAVSKAGGFGVLGAVGFTPEQLEIELKWIDENIGDHPYGVDIVIPNKYEGMDAADLDPEVLKKTLNDLVPQEHIDFAKKILSDHGVPVEHSDDDALQLLGWTEATATPQVEVALQHPKVTMIANALGTPPAEMIKHIHDEGRVVAALCGSARQARKHADAGVDIIIAQGGEAGGHCGDVGSIVLWPEVVKEVAPVPVLAAGGIGSGQQIAAALALGTQGAWTGSQWLMVEEAENTPVQQAAYAKATSRDTVRSRSFTGKPARMLRNEWTEAWENPDNPKPLGMPLQYMVSGMAVAATHKYPDESVDVAFNPVGQVVGQFNKVEKTSAVIERWVQEYLDATATLNDLNDAG, from the coding sequence ATGCACACTCCCCTCTGTGACCAATTGGGCATCGAGTTCCCGATCTTCGCCTTCACCCACTGCCGCGACGTCGTGGTGGCGGTCAGCAAGGCCGGCGGCTTCGGCGTGCTCGGCGCGGTCGGATTCACCCCCGAACAGCTTGAGATCGAGCTGAAGTGGATCGACGAGAACATCGGCGACCATCCCTACGGCGTCGACATCGTGATCCCCAACAAGTACGAGGGCATGGACGCCGCCGACCTGGATCCCGAGGTGCTCAAGAAGACGCTCAACGACCTGGTGCCCCAGGAGCACATCGACTTCGCCAAGAAGATCCTGTCCGATCACGGCGTGCCGGTCGAGCACAGCGACGACGACGCCCTGCAATTGCTGGGCTGGACCGAGGCGACCGCCACCCCGCAGGTGGAGGTGGCACTGCAGCATCCCAAGGTCACCATGATCGCCAACGCGCTGGGCACCCCGCCGGCGGAGATGATCAAGCACATCCACGACGAGGGTCGCGTGGTGGCGGCGCTGTGCGGTTCGGCGCGCCAAGCCCGCAAGCACGCCGACGCCGGCGTCGACATCATCATCGCCCAGGGCGGCGAGGCCGGCGGTCACTGCGGCGACGTCGGCTCGATCGTGCTGTGGCCGGAGGTGGTCAAGGAGGTCGCGCCGGTCCCGGTGCTGGCCGCCGGCGGCATCGGCAGCGGTCAGCAGATCGCGGCGGCGCTGGCGCTGGGCACGCAGGGTGCGTGGACCGGTTCGCAGTGGCTGATGGTCGAGGAGGCCGAGAACACCCCGGTGCAGCAGGCCGCCTACGCGAAGGCCACCAGCCGCGACACGGTCCGCAGCCGCTCGTTCACCGGCAAGCCGGCGCGGATGCTGCGCAACGAGTGGACCGAGGCCTGGGAGAACCCGGACAACCCAAAGCCGCTCGGAATGCCGTTGCAGTACATGGTTTCCGGGATGGCCGTCGCCGCCACCCACAAGTACCCCGACGAGAGCGTCGACGTGGCGTTCAATCCGGTCGGTCAGGTCGTCGGGCAGTTCAACAAGGTGGAGAAGACCTCCGCGGTCATCGAACGCTGGGTGCAGGAATACCTGGACGCGACCGCGACGCTCAACGACCTCAACGACGCGGGTTGA
- a CDS encoding epoxide hydrolase family protein, whose protein sequence is MRPFRIAVDDAELVDLRERLARTRWPEAECVEDWSQGIPLSYTRELARYWEHDYDWRVREAALNEVDQFHTEIDGLDIHFLHQRSPHDGALPLVLTHGWPGSVVEFHKVIGPLTDPTAHGGRAEDAFHVVCPSLPGYGFSGKPSHAGWGVARIAAAWETLMQRLGYNRYGAQGGDWGAAVTSEIGRNHGGCIGIHLNMPLGRPPKEPPGQWSEAEQHAMAAAAEHRRWGTGYAQQQSTRPQTLGYGLADSPVGQLAWIVEKFWAWSDCDGHPENVLSRDEMLDDVMMYWLTNSATSSARLYWESYRGFGRGERVELPTGVAAFPKEILRAPRNWCEQSFNITHWTTMPRGGHFAALEQPELFVDDVRTFFATLR, encoded by the coding sequence ATCCGACCGTTCCGGATCGCCGTCGACGACGCGGAGTTGGTCGACCTGCGCGAGCGCCTGGCCCGCACCCGGTGGCCGGAGGCCGAATGCGTCGAGGACTGGAGCCAGGGCATCCCGCTGTCCTACACCCGCGAGCTGGCCCGCTACTGGGAGCACGACTACGACTGGCGCGTCCGGGAGGCCGCGCTCAACGAAGTCGATCAGTTCCACACCGAGATCGACGGCCTGGACATCCATTTCCTGCATCAGCGGTCGCCGCACGACGGGGCGCTGCCGCTGGTGCTCACCCACGGCTGGCCCGGCTCGGTCGTCGAGTTCCACAAGGTGATCGGCCCCCTGACCGACCCGACGGCGCACGGCGGACGCGCCGAGGACGCCTTCCACGTCGTGTGCCCGTCGCTGCCCGGCTACGGGTTCTCCGGCAAGCCCTCTCACGCGGGCTGGGGCGTGGCGCGGATCGCGGCAGCCTGGGAGACCCTGATGCAGCGGCTCGGCTACAACCGCTACGGCGCCCAGGGCGGGGACTGGGGCGCCGCGGTGACCAGTGAGATCGGCCGAAATCACGGCGGCTGCATCGGGATTCACCTCAACATGCCGCTGGGCCGCCCACCGAAGGAGCCGCCCGGGCAGTGGTCGGAGGCCGAACAGCACGCGATGGCCGCGGCCGCCGAGCACCGCCGCTGGGGCACCGGGTACGCCCAGCAACAGTCCACCCGGCCCCAGACGCTCGGCTACGGCCTGGCCGATTCCCCGGTGGGGCAACTGGCCTGGATCGTCGAGAAGTTCTGGGCCTGGAGCGACTGCGACGGGCATCCGGAGAATGTGCTCAGCCGCGACGAGATGCTCGACGACGTCATGATGTATTGGCTGACCAACTCGGCGACGTCCTCGGCCCGGCTGTACTGGGAGAGCTACCGCGGGTTCGGCCGCGGCGAGCGGGTCGAGCTCCCGACCGGGGTGGCCGCCTTCCCCAAGGAGATCCTGCGGGCGCCGCGCAACTGGTGCGAGCAGTCCTTCAACATCACGCACTGGACGACGATGCCGCGCGGCGGCCACTTCGCCGCCCTCGAGCAGCCCGAACTGTTCGTCGACGACGTCCGGACCTTCTTCGCGACGCTGCGCTGA
- a CDS encoding GNAT family N-acetyltransferase — MADHDIAAARREITDAMLSALDRRHELLDAIVEAEDRGAAVDVIAELLGTSRQSAEAVLGLSFELLTKSSRRKIAAELEDLNSQLSFTVSERPAASGETLTLRPFDTDQDRDIFAARTEDTHTAGDGSGAPARDLDDELSAAKTRLFTEDAAWFVAVEGPQKVGLVFGELVGGEVSVRIWIRPEHRKRGYGTAALRKCRSEMAAYFPAVPMVVRAPGATP; from the coding sequence ATGGCCGATCACGACATTGCCGCCGCTCGTCGGGAGATCACCGACGCCATGCTGAGCGCGCTGGACCGCAGGCACGAGCTACTCGACGCGATCGTCGAGGCCGAGGACCGCGGCGCGGCCGTCGACGTCATCGCCGAGCTGCTGGGCACCTCGCGCCAGTCGGCCGAGGCAGTGCTAGGCCTGTCGTTCGAGCTGCTCACCAAGAGTTCGCGTCGCAAGATCGCCGCCGAACTCGAGGATCTCAACTCGCAGCTGAGCTTCACCGTCAGCGAGCGGCCCGCGGCCAGCGGCGAGACGCTGACGCTGCGCCCCTTCGACACCGATCAGGACCGCGACATCTTCGCCGCGCGCACCGAGGACACCCACACCGCCGGGGACGGCTCGGGGGCCCCGGCCCGCGACCTGGACGACGAGCTCAGCGCGGCCAAGACCCGGCTGTTCACCGAGGATGCCGCGTGGTTCGTCGCGGTCGAGGGGCCGCAGAAGGTGGGCCTGGTCTTCGGCGAGCTGGTGGGGGGTGAGGTCAGCGTGCGGATCTGGATCCGTCCCGAGCACCGCAAGCGGGGCTACGGCACGGCGGCGCTGCGCAAGTGCCGCTCGGAGATGGCGGCCTACTTCCCGGCGGTCCCGATGGTGGTCCGCGCGCCCGGGGCGACGCCGTAG
- a CDS encoding competence/damage-inducible protein A — translation MGTRAGIVVTGTEVLTGRIADRNGPWLADRLLELGIELAHITICGDRPDDIAAALRFQADAGVDVILTTGGLGPTADDMTVATVAEFSGRELVLDIELEHRIAAILRRLMERYPGADFEAVMAANRKQALVPAGATVLEPVGTAPGIVVAGTPTIVVLPGPPRELQEMWPAALATHTVQQAIAQRSRYRQETLRMFGVPESELADSLRHAETEVAGFDQLEITTCLRRGELEIVTRYEPDGERSYRKLVEFLQAEHTRALYSTDGATVDEQVAALLAGRRVATAESCTAGLVSARLTDRPGSSAYVAGGAAVYSNEAKTAVLGVDAGLIIEHGAVSEQVAEAMAEGALRRFEADIAVAITGIAGPDGGTDEKPVGTVCFSVKTADGAGRTETLLLPGNRADIRERSSTVAMHLLRTVLLGS, via the coding sequence GTGGGTACTCGCGCGGGAATCGTCGTCACCGGAACCGAGGTCCTCACCGGCCGGATCGCCGACCGCAACGGCCCCTGGCTGGCGGATCGGTTACTCGAACTCGGGATCGAGCTCGCCCACATCACCATCTGCGGCGACCGACCCGACGACATCGCCGCGGCGCTGCGCTTTCAGGCCGACGCCGGCGTGGACGTGATCCTGACGACCGGCGGCCTGGGCCCCACCGCCGACGACATGACGGTGGCCACGGTGGCCGAATTCAGCGGCCGCGAACTGGTTTTGGACATCGAACTCGAACATCGCATCGCGGCGATCCTGCGGCGGTTGATGGAACGCTATCCGGGTGCGGACTTCGAGGCCGTGATGGCCGCCAACCGCAAGCAGGCGCTGGTACCCGCGGGCGCCACGGTGCTCGAACCGGTGGGCACCGCGCCCGGGATCGTCGTCGCCGGTACGCCGACGATCGTGGTGCTGCCCGGCCCGCCGCGCGAGTTGCAGGAGATGTGGCCGGCCGCGCTGGCCACCCACACCGTGCAGCAGGCCATCGCGCAGCGCAGCCGGTATCGCCAGGAGACGCTGCGGATGTTCGGCGTACCCGAGTCCGAACTGGCCGACTCGCTGCGCCACGCCGAGACCGAGGTCGCCGGCTTCGACCAGCTCGAGATCACCACCTGCCTGCGCCGCGGCGAACTCGAGATCGTCACGCGCTACGAGCCCGACGGCGAGCGCAGCTACCGCAAGCTCGTCGAGTTCCTGCAGGCCGAGCACACCCGCGCGCTGTACTCGACCGACGGTGCCACCGTCGACGAGCAGGTCGCGGCGTTGCTGGCGGGTCGACGGGTCGCCACAGCCGAGTCGTGTACCGCGGGCCTGGTGTCGGCCCGGCTGACCGACCGCCCCGGCTCCTCGGCGTACGTGGCCGGCGGCGCGGCGGTCTACTCCAACGAGGCCAAGACCGCGGTGCTCGGGGTCGACGCGGGCCTGATCATCGAGCACGGCGCGGTCTCCGAACAGGTGGCCGAAGCGATGGCCGAGGGTGCATTGCGGCGCTTCGAGGCCGACATCGCGGTGGCCATCACCGGCATCGCCGGACCCGACGGCGGCACCGACGAAAAGCCGGTCGGCACAGTCTGTTTCAGCGTGAAGACCGCCGACGGGGCGGGCCGGACCGAGACGCTGCTGCTGCCCGGCAACCGGGCCGACATCCGGGAACGGTCCAGCACGGTGGCGATGCACCTGCTGCGCACGGTGCTGCTCGGGTCCTGA
- a CDS encoding nitroreductase family deazaflavin-dependent oxidoreductase yields MRAEDHPNHTTDVPMLFPPAVERLQIKYVNPAMRPFAKRLPGFTIIKHTGRTSGTPYETIVTSYRKGNVFAVLLAHGKTNWVKNVLAAGEADARLLRRELHLVNPRILPVGSDGTGLPLIPRLAVRSVGVFVADIA; encoded by the coding sequence ATGAGAGCCGAAGACCACCCGAACCACACCACCGACGTGCCGATGCTGTTCCCGCCAGCGGTGGAACGCCTGCAGATCAAGTACGTCAACCCGGCCATGCGGCCCTTCGCCAAGCGGCTGCCCGGCTTCACGATCATCAAGCACACCGGGCGCACGTCCGGGACCCCGTACGAGACGATCGTGACGTCGTACCGCAAGGGCAACGTGTTCGCGGTGCTGCTGGCGCACGGCAAGACCAACTGGGTGAAGAACGTGCTGGCCGCCGGCGAGGCCGACGCGCGGTTGCTGCGCCGCGAACTGCACCTGGTGAACCCGCGGATCCTGCCCGTCGGCTCCGACGGCACCGGATTGCCGCTGATCCCCCGGCTGGCGGTGCGCAGCGTCGGGGTGTTCGTCGCCGATATCGCCTGA
- a CDS encoding alpha/beta fold hydrolase, with protein sequence MRNPLGAPKLARPKLEGTIAVGDLRRVGFAEFGDPQGRPVFWLHGTPGARRQIPTEARIYAEQNQLRLIGVDRPGIGSSTPHQYENIGAFADDLQIIADTLGIDRMTVVGLSGGGPYTLAAAAAMPDRVVAVGVLGGVAPTVGPDAIKGGAMTLGTAVAPVLEVVGEPIGTVATGLVRLIKPVALPALEIYARVSPEGDRRLLARPEFKAMFLDDLLNGGRKQLGAPFADVVNFARDWGFRLDEVKVPVRWWHGDKDHIIPHSHGEHVVAQLPDAELFTLPGESHLAGLGYAHEILGSMSELWELHAQN encoded by the coding sequence ATGCGAAATCCACTCGGCGCACCGAAGCTGGCGCGGCCCAAGCTCGAGGGCACCATCGCCGTGGGTGATCTGCGGCGGGTCGGGTTTGCCGAGTTCGGCGACCCGCAGGGCCGACCGGTGTTCTGGCTGCACGGCACGCCCGGGGCGCGCCGGCAGATCCCGACCGAGGCGCGGATCTACGCCGAACAGAACCAACTGCGCCTGATCGGGGTGGACCGGCCGGGCATCGGCTCCTCGACACCGCACCAGTACGAGAACATCGGCGCCTTCGCCGACGACCTGCAGATCATCGCCGACACCCTCGGCATCGATCGGATGACCGTCGTCGGCCTCTCCGGCGGTGGCCCCTACACACTGGCCGCCGCGGCCGCCATGCCCGACCGGGTGGTGGCCGTCGGGGTGCTCGGCGGCGTCGCGCCGACCGTCGGCCCCGATGCCATCAAGGGCGGGGCGATGACGCTGGGCACCGCCGTGGCCCCGGTCCTCGAGGTGGTCGGCGAGCCCATCGGCACCGTGGCCACCGGACTGGTCCGGCTGATCAAACCCGTGGCGCTGCCCGCCCTCGAGATCTATGCCCGGGTCTCCCCCGAGGGGGACCGCCGGCTGCTCGCCCGGCCCGAGTTCAAGGCGATGTTCCTCGACGATCTGCTCAACGGTGGCCGCAAGCAGCTCGGCGCCCCGTTCGCCGACGTGGTCAACTTCGCCCGGGACTGGGGATTCCGCCTCGACGAGGTCAAGGTGCCGGTGCGGTGGTGGCACGGCGACAAGGACCACATCATCCCGCACTCGCACGGCGAGCACGTGGTGGCCCAGCTGCCCGACGCCGAGCTGTTCACGCTGCCCGGGGAGAGCCACCTCGCCGGCCTCGGCTACGCCCACGAGATCCTCGGGTCCATGTCCGAGCTGTGGGAACTCCACGCCCAGAACTGA
- a CDS encoding AraC family transcriptional regulator, with amino-acid sequence MTVSALSDRHNADSAKPRQIDLRRGGRALAGSYLYEGDKLLTGWHSHDVHQIEYAIGGVVEVETPAGHYLLPPQQAAWLPVGLEHSATMNPDVKTIAVMFDPELLPHAGDRARILAVSPLIREMMIYALRWPIDRPAGDEVSDGFFRTLAHLVTDALDHEAPLSLPTSEHPIVTAATAYTKEHLQSVSAEDVSRAVAVSERTLRRLFQDTLGISWRTYLLHARMLRAMALLALPDTSVQDVSSAVGFDNLSSFTRAFAQFSGETPSSYRRRVKRVETPARRRSR; translated from the coding sequence ATGACCGTCTCTGCGCTATCGGACAGACATAATGCAGATTCGGCCAAGCCGCGTCAGATCGATCTGCGCCGGGGTGGCCGGGCGCTGGCGGGCAGCTATCTGTACGAGGGCGACAAGCTGCTGACCGGCTGGCATTCCCACGACGTGCACCAGATCGAATACGCGATCGGCGGGGTCGTCGAGGTCGAGACCCCGGCCGGCCACTACCTGCTGCCGCCCCAGCAGGCCGCCTGGCTGCCCGTCGGCCTCGAACACTCCGCGACGATGAACCCCGACGTCAAGACCATCGCGGTGATGTTCGATCCGGAACTGCTCCCGCACGCCGGCGACCGCGCCCGGATCCTCGCGGTATCGCCGCTGATCCGCGAGATGATGATCTACGCGCTGCGCTGGCCCATCGACCGCCCGGCCGGCGATGAGGTCTCCGACGGCTTCTTCCGCACCCTGGCGCACCTGGTCACCGATGCGCTGGACCACGAGGCGCCGCTGAGCCTGCCCACCTCCGAGCACCCGATCGTCACCGCGGCCACCGCCTACACCAAGGAACACCTGCAGTCGGTCAGCGCCGAGGACGTCAGCCGCGCGGTCGCAGTCTCGGAGCGGACCCTGCGCCGGCTGTTCCAGGACACCCTCGGCATCTCCTGGCGGACCTACCTGCTGCACGCCCGGATGCTGCGGGCGATGGCGTTGCTGGCATTGCCCGACACCAGCGTGCAGGACGTGTCCAGCGCGGTCGGGTTCGACAACCTGAGCTCCTTCACCCGCGCGTTCGCGCAGTTCAGCGGCGAAACGCCGTCGTCGTACCGGCGCCGAGTCAAGCGCGTCGAGACGCCCGCGCGCCGCCGGTCACGGTAG
- a CDS encoding amidohydrolase family protein translates to MNVDDLILVSIDDHVVEPPDMFLNHVPEKYKADAPIVVTDDKGVDQWMYQGRPQGVSGLNAVVSWPAEEWGRDPAGFAEMRPGVYDVHERVRDMNRNGILASMCFPTFTGFSARHLNMTREDVTLVMVSAYNDWHIDEWAGSYPDRFIPIAILPTWSPEGMCNEIRRVAAKGCRAVTMPELPHLEGLPSYHDEDYWGPVFRTLSEENVVMCLHIGTGFGAISMAPNAPIDNLIILATQVSAMCAQDLLWGPAMRNYPDLKFAFSEGGIGWIPFYLDRSDRHYTNQKWLRRDFGDKLPSDVFREHSLACYVTDKTSLKLRHEIGIDIIAWECDYPHSDCFWPDAPEQVLAELNDAGASDSDINKITWENSCRFFGWDPFKLTPKEQATVKALRANATDVDTSIRPRAEWARLYEQKQLAKA, encoded by the coding sequence ATGAACGTCGACGATTTGATCCTGGTGAGCATTGACGACCACGTGGTCGAACCGCCCGACATGTTCCTCAACCACGTCCCCGAGAAGTACAAGGCGGACGCGCCGATCGTCGTCACCGACGACAAGGGTGTCGACCAGTGGATGTACCAGGGCCGCCCGCAGGGCGTCAGCGGTCTCAACGCCGTGGTGTCCTGGCCGGCCGAGGAGTGGGGCCGTGACCCCGCCGGGTTCGCCGAGATGCGCCCCGGCGTCTACGACGTGCACGAGCGCGTGCGGGACATGAACCGCAACGGCATCCTGGCCTCGATGTGCTTCCCGACCTTCACCGGATTCTCGGCGCGGCACCTCAACATGACGCGCGAAGACGTCACCCTGGTCATGGTGTCGGCCTACAACGACTGGCACATCGACGAGTGGGCCGGCAGCTACCCGGACCGCTTCATCCCGATCGCGATCCTGCCCACCTGGAGCCCCGAGGGCATGTGCAACGAGATCCGCCGGGTGGCGGCCAAGGGCTGCCGCGCGGTCACCATGCCCGAGTTGCCGCACCTCGAGGGTCTGCCCAGCTACCACGATGAGGACTACTGGGGCCCGGTCTTCCGGACGCTGTCCGAGGAGAACGTGGTGATGTGTCTGCACATCGGCACCGGCTTCGGCGCGATCTCGATGGCGCCCAACGCGCCGATCGACAACCTCATCATCCTGGCCACTCAGGTCTCGGCGATGTGCGCCCAGGACCTGCTGTGGGGCCCGGCGATGCGCAACTACCCCGACCTGAAGTTCGCCTTCTCCGAGGGCGGCATCGGCTGGATCCCGTTCTACCTGGATCGCTCCGATCGCCACTACACGAACCAGAAGTGGCTGCGCCGCGACTTCGGCGACAAGCTGCCCTCGGATGTGTTCCGCGAGCACTCGCTGGCCTGCTACGTCACCGACAAGACCTCGCTGAAGCTGCGGCACGAGATCGGCATCGACATCATCGCCTGGGAGTGCGACTACCCGCACAGCGACTGCTTCTGGCCCGACGCCCCCGAGCAGGTGCTGGCCGAGCTCAACGACGCCGGAGCCAGCGACTCCGACATCAACAAGATCACCTGGGAGAACTCCTGCCGCTTCTTCGGCTGGGATCCGTTCAAGCTGACCCCCAAGGAGCAGGCCACGGTGAAGGCGTTGCGCGCCAACGCCACCGATGTCGACACCTCGATCCGGCCCCGCGCCGAGTGGGCCCGGCTCTACGAGCAGAAGCAACTCGCCAAGGCCTGA
- a CDS encoding mitomycin antibiotics/polyketide fumonisin biosynthesis protein: MADVEEFIRAGFVKVEQAAPREVADEARDLLWQQIGLSPDEPDRWAQPVVWTADLTGAGPFGQLSASDRLGGALDQICGPGGWEPRGSLGNIPVRFPGRSAADDRGWHVDLNTPLPDGSWAVSGRPQTVLLLTLLSNVGPDDAPTRIRVGSHRDVAKVLGDDLMGPVAAGGLVDRASTGRSVAHATGQAGDMYLVHPFTVHAADEHRGRTPRFMSQAPVALTAPLAPTTPSALAAAWRG, encoded by the coding sequence ATGGCCGACGTCGAGGAATTCATCCGTGCCGGGTTCGTGAAGGTGGAGCAGGCTGCCCCGCGGGAGGTCGCCGACGAGGCCCGGGATCTGCTGTGGCAACAAATCGGGTTGTCACCGGACGAACCCGATCGCTGGGCTCAGCCCGTGGTCTGGACCGCCGACCTGACAGGAGCTGGACCGTTCGGACAACTTTCCGCCAGTGACCGTCTCGGCGGGGCGCTCGATCAGATCTGTGGGCCCGGCGGATGGGAACCCCGTGGTTCCCTGGGCAATATCCCGGTGCGCTTTCCCGGGCGCTCCGCTGCCGACGACCGCGGCTGGCACGTCGATCTGAATACTCCGCTGCCGGATGGCTCGTGGGCGGTGAGCGGGCGACCGCAGACTGTCCTATTGCTGACGCTGCTATCAAATGTCGGACCCGACGATGCGCCGACGCGCATCCGGGTGGGCTCCCATCGAGACGTGGCGAAGGTGCTGGGCGACGACCTGATGGGGCCCGTCGCGGCTGGAGGGCTGGTGGACCGGGCCAGCACGGGCCGTTCCGTCGCGCACGCGACAGGCCAGGCCGGCGACATGTACCTCGTGCACCCGTTCACCGTGCACGCCGCCGATGAGCACCGCGGGCGTACACCGCGATTCATGTCCCAAGCACCTGTCGCGCTGACGGCGCCGTTGGCTCCGACCACGCCGTCGGCGCTTGCCGCCGCCTGGCGTGGCTGA
- the yaaA gene encoding peroxide stress protein YaaA, translating to MIVLLPPSETKRVGGEGPPLRTTSLSFPALNPLRDNLVDELVALAADPDASRRALGLSPKQDAEIERNAALRTSPTAPAILRYTGVLYDALDIESLSAAARSRADARLAVGSALFGLLRADDAVPAYRLSASSKLPGQPTLASRWRPVLEPVLAELAAGELVVDLRSGSYAGLGRLPGAVDVDVVAEHADGHRTVVSHFNKAHKGRLARVLATSRAEPDTAAGVAAIARRAGMRVERTGEELTVVVAA from the coding sequence GTGATCGTGCTGCTGCCGCCCTCGGAAACCAAACGCGTCGGCGGCGAGGGCCCGCCGCTGCGGACGACCTCGCTGAGCTTCCCCGCGCTCAATCCGTTGCGCGACAACCTCGTCGACGAGCTCGTCGCGCTCGCCGCCGACCCCGATGCCAGCCGTCGCGCCCTGGGCCTGTCGCCCAAACAGGACGCGGAGATCGAGCGGAATGCGGCGCTGCGGACCTCACCGACGGCCCCGGCGATCCTGCGCTACACCGGGGTCCTCTACGACGCGCTCGACATCGAATCCCTGAGTGCGGCAGCGCGTTCCCGCGCCGACGCGCGCCTGGCGGTCGGCTCCGCGCTGTTCGGGCTGCTGCGCGCCGACGACGCGGTGCCGGCCTACCGCCTCTCGGCGTCCTCCAAGCTGCCGGGACAACCGACGCTGGCGTCGCGGTGGCGGCCGGTGCTGGAACCCGTACTCGCCGAACTGGCCGCCGGCGAACTCGTCGTCGACCTGCGCTCGGGTTCCTATGCCGGCCTCGGCCGGCTGCCCGGTGCCGTCGACGTCGACGTGGTGGCCGAGCACGCCGACGGGCACCGGACCGTCGTGAGTCATTTCAACAAGGCCCACAAGGGACGGCTGGCCCGCGTGCTCGCGACCAGTCGCGCCGAACCGGACACCGCCGCGGGTGTCGCGGCCATTGCTCGCCGCGCCGGCATGCGGGTGGAACGGACCGGTGAAGAGTTGACCGTCGTGGTTGCCGCCTAG